The following coding sequences are from one Streptomyces sp. NBC_01485 window:
- a CDS encoding methyltransferase domain-containing protein — translation MTRSDGYLLDNRQPEAGERFDAFAALFDATTFRHLEGLGIGPGWRCWEAGAGGTSVVSWLAKKVGPTGKVLATDIDTSRLASVARPPVEVRVHDLGVEEPPMEGFDLVHARLVLVHVPDRERAMRSMVKALRPGGRLLIEDADPALQPLLCPDEHGPEQQLANRLRHGFRQLLAGRGADLSYGRKLPRLLREAGLRRVEADAYFPVTSPACAALESATVRQIRDELVRAGLATDEEIDRHLTNVATGGMDLATAPMISAWGRKN, via the coding sequence ATGACGCGATCCGACGGGTACCTCCTCGACAACCGGCAGCCCGAGGCGGGAGAACGCTTCGACGCCTTCGCCGCCCTCTTCGACGCCACGACGTTCCGCCACCTCGAAGGGCTGGGGATCGGACCCGGCTGGCGCTGCTGGGAGGCAGGCGCCGGCGGCACGTCCGTGGTGTCCTGGCTGGCGAAGAAGGTCGGCCCGACGGGCAAGGTCCTCGCGACCGACATCGACACCTCCCGGCTGGCGTCGGTCGCCCGCCCGCCGGTCGAGGTGCGCGTCCACGACCTCGGCGTGGAGGAGCCGCCGATGGAGGGCTTCGACCTGGTGCACGCCCGGCTCGTCCTGGTCCATGTGCCGGACCGGGAGCGGGCGATGCGCTCGATGGTCAAGGCCCTGCGCCCCGGCGGACGGCTCCTCATCGAGGACGCCGACCCGGCGCTTCAGCCCCTGCTCTGCCCCGACGAGCACGGGCCCGAACAGCAACTGGCGAACCGTCTGCGGCACGGCTTCCGCCAGCTCCTCGCCGGCCGGGGCGCCGATCTCTCCTACGGTCGCAAGCTCCCGCGTCTGCTCCGCGAGGCCGGGCTGCGCCGAGTCGAGGCCGACGCCTACTTCCCCGTCACCTCACCCGCCTGCGCCGCCCTGGAGTCCGCGACGGTCCGGCAGATCCGTGACGAGCTCGTCAGGGCGGGCCTCGCGACCGACGAGGAGATCGACCGCCACCTGACGAACGTCGCCACCGGCGGCATGGACCTGGCCACGGCGCCGATGATCTCGGCATGGGGCCGAAAGAACTAG